A window of Paenibacillus phoenicis genomic DNA:
TCCAGCAAGCGAGAGACGCCCCGCGCATTCCGGCCGATCTCGTCGGCATTGCGCTTTTTGCTGTCGATTTCCTCCAGCACGACAGCCGGAATGACCACATCATGTTCGTCAAAGGCAAATACGGCACCCGGATCATGCAATAATACATTCGTATCCAATACAAAGATCTTCTTCATCATTATCCCCTCCACCGCGGTCATTGCAGCCTTATGAGCATACATATTTTTTGGCGTCCCGGGAACTCTATAACCGATATTAGAACCGGTATCGAGAGATCAATTCCGAAAGGACGGATTGAACATGCGATTATGGCTGTGTTTGTTACTGACGGCTACCCTGCTTACAAGTTGCGGAACTCGTTCTGAAAAGGCATCACCCTCTCCAAATCATCAAACAGGGAATGCGCCCCAGGCACAAAGCGTGAATCCTTATGCCACCAACGCCAACGACAAAGAGGTCATGTCAGACCGTGACAGACAAGTTTATTTGGAAGAACTGGTGAAAAAAGTCCCTGGCGTGAAAGGCGCGCATTGTGTCATTATGGGCAAAACCGCCATCGTTGGTATCGATGTGGATAGCCGCCTCGAACGTGCAAGGGTAGGGAGCATTAAATATACGGTAGCTGAAGCGCTTCGAAAAGATCCGCA
This region includes:
- a CDS encoding YhcN/YlaJ family sporulation lipoprotein, encoding MRLWLCLLLTATLLTSCGTRSEKASPSPNHQTGNAPQAQSVNPYATNANDKEVMSDRDRQVYLEELVKKVPGVKGAHCVIMGKTAIVGIDVDSRLERARVGSIKYTVAEALRKDPHGAGAIVTADIDLNQRLAEIGKKIREGRPVSGFATELADIIGRIVPQIPNDTRPPEGNPKQMQIAPDGGATRQNLR